CTTCAGTGCTTCCTCGCTGGCGCCCTGGCTTTCAATATAGCTGATAAAATCATCGGCTGAGCCGTCGTCCGGAAAGCCTTTATCCTCGGCCACATCCTTTGCCAGGTCACCAAAATAAGACGCGTCGCCTGAGTACCTGGCACAAAGCCACTCTTTAAACAATACTTTTTCACCCATTTTCAAGCCCCCTTTTTTTCTTTATTATAACATATCTGTAAACGACTTGCTTGAAAAATTCTTTTTATTAAGGGTAAAAAAATGAAGAATCCACAACCGAAAGTTCTGGATTCTCCACAAAATCAAATGGTCTGCTTTAAGCTTCCGGCTCGGCAGTCACTTCTGTTCTTTCCAGTTTTCTGCTGGAGAGACGGTGAAGCACGAACAGGGTAACGCCCAGCAGGATAATGCCGGTGCCGAGTGTCAGGGCGATGTTGCCGTACGAGAATCCAGCGACAATGTAGCCGAAAAAGCAGCACGCCGCTACCAGGCAGGCGTAAGGCATCTGGGTGGCCACATGCTTGATATGGTCACAGCCCGCCCCGGTAGAAGACAGGATGGTGGTGTCGGAGATCGGTGAGCAGTGGTCTCCGAAAACAGAGCCTGCCAGCGTTGCGGACAGGGTAACAACCATCAGCTCCGGCGCGGATGCCTGACAGATGAACACAACGATTGGGATAAAGATCCCGAAGGTTCCCCAGGCAGTACCGATCGAGAAGGACAGGCCGGCAGCTACCAGGAATACAATGGCTGGAATCAGGCCCATCGGCAGGTTGCTGGCTTCTACAAGCTGGCCAACGTAAATGCCTGTACCCAGGTAATCCTGGCATAAGGAACCGATGGTCCATGCCAGAGTCAGGATAATGTATGCCGGAACCATGCTCTTAACGCCTTCGCCGATGCCGCCCATGAATTCCTTAAAGGTCACAAGCTTTCTCGGGATAAACAGCAGGAAGGTTACAACAAGCGCCCAGAAGCCGCCCAGTACCAGAGCCGCAGAGGCGTCGCAGTTTCCAAAGGCTTCACCGATGGTCAGGCCTTCGCCTGCCCAGTAGCCGCCGTTCCACAGCATGGAAATGATTGAGAACACAATCAGCGCGCCGATGGGGATGATCAGATCCCAGACAGTCCCTTTATCAGAAACCTCCTGATTGCTTTCAAGGTCATCGCTCACAGCGCCAAGATCGCCTTTTTTCTCAGCCTTGTACTCTTCTTTAGCCATCGGTCCGAATTCCAGGTTAGTTGCGGCCAGCGCCAGTACCATAATAATGGATAAAATAGCGTAAAGATTGTATGGGATGGTCGCGAAGAAAGCCTGCAATTCATTGGTGAAGGCACCGGTTTCGTACAGGGTTGACCCGACAGCCGCCGCCCAGCTTGAGATCGGGGCAATGATACAGACCGGCGCCGCGGTGGCGTCGATGATATAGGCCAGCTTTGCACGGGATACATTGTACTTGTCTGTGACGGGTTTCATAACGGTACCGACCGTTAAGCAGTTGAAATAGTCATCAATGAAAATCAGCATTCCCAGAAAGCTGGTAGCCAGCTGTGCGCTTCTCTTGCTTTTCAGCTTGGTTGAAGCCCAGTTACCGTAGGCCCTTGAGCCCCCGGCCATAGTGACCACATAAACCAGCGCCCCCAGCAGGGCCAAAAA
The DNA window shown above is from Eubacterium limosum and carries:
- a CDS encoding Na+/H+ antiporter NhaC family protein, with product METIDVGFLSLLPPIIAIVLALCTKEVISSLLIGILSGGLIYALNTGGGIIEMSSVAFGVTAETVGSPGKFNIILFLALLGALVYVVTMAGGSRAYGNWASTKLKSKRSAQLATSFLGMLIFIDDYFNCLTVGTVMKPVTDKYNVSRAKLAYIIDATAAPVCIIAPISSWAAAVGSTLYETGAFTNELQAFFATIPYNLYAILSIIMVLALAATNLEFGPMAKEEYKAEKKGDLGAVSDDLESNQEVSDKGTVWDLIIPIGALIVFSIISMLWNGGYWAGEGLTIGEAFGNCDASAALVLGGFWALVVTFLLFIPRKLVTFKEFMGGIGEGVKSMVPAYIILTLAWTIGSLCQDYLGTGIYVGQLVEASNLPMGLIPAIVFLVAAGLSFSIGTAWGTFGIFIPIVVFICQASAPELMVVTLSATLAGSVFGDHCSPISDTTILSSTGAGCDHIKHVATQMPYACLVAACCFFGYIVAGFSYGNIALTLGTGIILLGVTLFVLHRLSSRKLERTEVTAEPEA
- a CDS encoding YozE family protein, with the translated sequence MGEKVLFKEWLCARYSGDASYFGDLAKDVAEDKGFPDDGSADDFISYIESQGASEEALKVMSDAYALFIKGDN